One Lucilia cuprina isolate Lc7/37 chromosome 4, ASM2204524v1, whole genome shotgun sequence DNA segment encodes these proteins:
- the LOC111688289 gene encoding arrestin domain-containing protein 17 — protein sequence MGLKGCEVQLDNPWNTYYAGQTINGQVKLTFDSAKKVRGIIIRFLGEANTEWSETRKVTSSEGREEDETTTFKGHEEYFQIQYYLLGGKNSAEIELPAGTHTYPFTCALPPTLPSSFEGEFGHVRYTIKVTLDRPWKFDQDMKMAFTVISPVDLNLNPRVKEPFKLELEKSFCCFCCKSGPLSVITTIPVTGYVSGQIIPITCECDNASNVGINAVKFVLRKRVTFTTTQPRAERKETKITIAELSIGPVAGGESRTFTQQLEIPALPPTNLVNCGVIALDYDLHIECDVSGPHRNLTGNIPITLGTIPLASFKPPAPYTDVPAQVVPQQPTDDPSMAPTQPVSPASPPEGQGGAMGWNVADSAGGQLYPNIPPPQFVETQFKAPTITGRDDSEHTQVIGDANFAPRYPTFQFNPSAPQM from the exons gtATAATCATACGATTTTTGGGCGAAGCCAATACAGAATGGTCGGAGACACGTAAGGTAACAAGTAGTGAAGGACGTGAAGAAGATGAGACTACTACGTTTAAGGGTCATGAGGAATACTTtcaaatacaatattatttgtTGGGTGGAAAAAATA GTGCTGAAATTGAGTTGCCTGCTGGTACTCATACTTATCCCTTTACTTGTGCATTGCCCCCCACTTTACCCTCCTCTTTTGAGGGTGAGTTTGGTCATGTGCGTTATACCATTAAGGTTACACTCGATAGACCCTGGAAATTTGATCAGGACATGAAAATGGCCTTTACGGTTATCTCTCCGGTTGATCTGAATCTCAATCCTCGTGTAAAGGAACCTTTTAAATTGGAATTAGAGAAATCATTCTGTTGTTTCTGCTGTAAATCGGGTCCTTTATCGGTTATAACCACTATACCCGTTACCGGCTATGTATCTGGACAAATAATACCCATAACCTGTGAATGTGATAATGCCAGTAATGTGGGCATCAATgctgttaaatttgttttacgcAAACGTGTAACCTTCACCACCACTCAACCGAGAGCCGAAAGAAAGGAAACAAAAATCACCATAGCCGAACTAAGTATTGGCCCCGTAGCAGGTGGTGAATCTAGAACATTTACACAACAATTGGAAATACCAGCACTGCCACCAACAAATCTGGTTAATTGTGGCGTTATTGCTTTGGATTATGATCTACATATTGAATGTGATGTTAGTGGACCTCATCGTAATTTAACGGGTAATATACCCATTACTTTGGGTACTATACCATTAGCTTCCTTCAAACCACCAGCACCATATACTGATGTGCCAGCTCAAGTTGTACCGCAACAGCCTACAGATGATCCTTCAATGGCTCCTACTCAACCGGTTAGTCCAGCTAGTCCACCAGAGGGTCAAGGTGGTGCCATGGGTTGGAATGTAGCCGATAGTGCTGGTGGTCAATTGTATCCTAATATAC CTCCTCCTCAATTTGTTGAGACCCAGTTTAAGGCTCCCACAATAACTGGTCGTGATGATTCTGAACACACTCAAGTGATAGGTGATGCTAATTTTGCTCCTCGTTATCCTACATTTCAATTTAATCCCTCCGCTCCTCAAatgtaa